In a single window of the Anabas testudineus chromosome 19, fAnaTes1.2, whole genome shotgun sequence genome:
- the znf646 gene encoding zinc finger protein 646 → MAVQDPGRTTGFPCKQCGMVCPNMPSLLEHMDAHLQQEEERKFKCDECGRGYRHAGSLANHKKTHTVGSFQCNVCGKENSNALALKSHLRSHTSQKKYSCAECGKAFRLATQLATHERVHLARRAKEQSYRKIDMDYLTHENTPKIENDNSQHLSEQLASVGMSTEISPAENKMEEDVYNTQAETSDGAAHRPFRCDLCDKSYIHHRSLTNHKKTHQVGMFECTVCFKLFNNMAALYSHQRTHKARSGTDSGSQGGLYTGAPLDQFSPQSQEAPANFCHLCQVVFPNDEEFQEHIQIHNSSSLSFGLQDALSENHNISYDNSIASPDSTLYASPVNNIPSVSSVDNLGCFDQPQIQIRSNGHLYSDCSNNENPSTNSTQEEPPIVDASILNSTLTHTQYTDNLTEMEERTTVDCDERPFKCQICGKSYRHSGSLINHKRSHQVGIYQCSICRKNYPHLAALKSHLRLHKAQPSCFNLNAEGDWLSSEPLTLDNQQSCFSSQEEEDSTHPVHGIDQDNGVNHSNGVLYHEQFNQDFSQNMTVHLPHNEHLMQRHMCADCGETFADIAGIKSHSCPLLQQQHDTTSNDYDSNINFQDSNSHCALGNPGSNVEFHGLNGSHDQNYFEQNFHASVNRDQLKGSREGDDAEEEDEDDDGDLYQCSICGNSYTNMRALRSHLRGHTQSHGTPASSGPSSMSSHEAVKDDELGEMMICSTCGESFANRQDLITHQLLHNKSQADNVNHLQVNNEQSGAKEEAQSIICGSCGIFCTSYHHLENHGCTAEKKEELLHSKEELKENDVAQHESMSPIKETYDSESRQYKCDQCGRSYRHAGSLLNHKKSHKTGVFRCLVCQKRFYNLLALKNHQRSHFDIKRHTCHECGKAFKIQKQLLCHLRRHKENQAKIQELNNQIQALMQMNGTRSDEIMQSLTSNASQAFAFTQRCKRLHERKTGQTKSETLVKSENTSDQRPFSCDQCGRTYRHAGSLVNHRNSHKTGEYYCSVCNNTYSNQLAMKNHLRTHFAYKKHSCQNCGKGFRGKKQLLAHVCGDIRKDGASGRRGLKSRAFKCKECKQTFLSADQLATHTCDGPSGSSDAQTSSNKEERPFKCNICNRSYRHAGSLLNHKNTHKTGHFSCTFCSKPFTNPMALRNHTRIHTQKKKYVCLTCGKAFRLASILHNHQRVHNRVASHFRCPACGKSFQGRSGLKRHRCCRSQENSTRAGVQQSEKGDKCFMCDLCGRSYRHAGSLLNHKKTHSENLHHCTLCLQTFPDPLTLQMHSQMRRHCCPECGKTFCLVAHLQSHMEVHSKDRAVVCSFCQQSFPNTASYQQHQDMHHRAQGSYQQVVDEAVDNNLCWDSGINQSMGMAGMDKQVPLPLSHIAESITDSQTSNNTAGTEEKSHVCEHCGRTYRHAGSLLNHKNSHKTGSFFCSICQKEFTNLMALKNHRRIHTEPKRYQCLECGKAFRVSTQLICHRRIHTKEKPFACLLCNKSFSSKSNLRHHQKMHQNTQTYDPSFSMDADTYMDMEMGSFL, encoded by the exons ATGGCAGTGCAAGACCCTGGCAGGACTACAGGTTTTCCTTGCAAACAATGTGGTATGGTATGTCCAAATATGCCCAGTCTGCTCGAGCACATGGATGCTCACCTTCAACAAGAGGAAGAACGCAAATTTAAATGTGATGAATGTGGACGTGGATATAGGCATGCTGGTAGTCTAGCTAATCACAAAAAGACTCACACAGTGGGTTCTTTCCAATGTAACGTATGTGGCAAAGAAAACTCTAATGCTCTGGCCCTGAAGAGTCATCTCCGGAGTCATACTTCACAGAAAAAATACTCATGTGCAGAATGTGGGAAGGCTTTTCGTCTGGCAACACAGCTGGCTACACATGAGAGAGTTCATCTTGCCAGGCGAGCAAAGGAGCAGTCATACAGGAAGATTGACATGGATTATCTCACACATGAAAATACTCCTAAAATTGAAAATGATAACTCTCAACACCTCAGTGAGCAATTGGCCAGTGTGGGAATGTCTACTGAAATTAGCCCAGCTGAAAACAAGATGGAAGAGGATGTTTATAATACACAAGCTGAGACATCTGATGGTGCAGCACATCGACCTTTCAGATGCGATTTGTGTGACAAATCATACATTCACCATCGGAGCCTGACCAATCATAAAAAGACCCACCAAGTGGGGATGTTTGAATGCACAGTCTGTTTCAAACTCTTCAATAACATGGCTGCCCTTTACAGCCACCAGAGAACTCACAAGGCAAGAAGTGGGACAGACAGTGGTTCACAGGGGGGGTTGTACACAGGGGCACCACTAGACCAGTTTTCACCTCAGAGCCAGGAGGCTCCAGCAAATTTCTGCCATTTGTGTCAGGTAGTATTCCCCAATGATGAGGAGTTCCAGGAGCACATCCAAATCCATAACTCTTCATCTTTGTCATTTGGGCTTCAAGATGCCTTGTCAGAGAACCATAATATATCATATGACAACAGTATTGCTTCACCTGATTCTACCCTTTATGCATCTCCTGTAAACAATATTCCTTCTGTATCATCAGTAGATAATCTTGGATGTTTTGATCAACCACAGATTCAAATTAGAAGTAATGGTCATTTGTATTCAGACTGCTCAAATAATGAGAACCCATCAACCAATAGCACTCAGGAAGAACCCCCAATCGTAGACGCAAGCATTCTCAATTCTACCTTGACGCACACACAGTACACTGACAATTTGACTGAAATGGAAGAGAGAACAACTGTAGATTGTGATGAACGCCCCTTCAAGTGTCAAATCTGTGGCAAAAGCTATCGGCACTCTGGGAGCCTCATTAACCACAAAAGGTCACATCAGGTTGGGATTTACCAGTGTTCTATCTGCAGAAAGAATTATCCTCATCTGGCTGCCCTCAAGAGTCATCTTCGTCTCCACAAAGCTCAGCCATCATGTTTTAACCTCAATGCTGAGGGAGACTGGCTCTCCTCAGAGCCTCTGACTCTGGACAACCAGCAGAGCTGCTTTTCTTcgcaagaggaggaggatagCACTCACCCTGTGCATGGTATTGATCAGGACAATGGAGTTAACCACAGCAATGGAGTGTTGTATCATGAACAGTTTAATCAGGACTTCTCCCAGAATATGACTGTGCATCTACCTCACAATGAACACCTGATGCAGAGGCACATGTGTGCAGATTGTGGTGAGACATTTGCAGATATTGCAGGGATTAAGTCCCACAGTTGTCCACTgctacagcagcaacatgacACTACTAGCAATGACTATGACAGTAATATAAACTTTCAGGACAGTAACAGTCACTGTGCCCTTGGAAATCCAGGGAGTAATGTTGAGTTCCATGGGCTAAATGGTAGCCATGACCAAAATTACTTTGAACAGAATTTCCATGCCAGTGTCAACAGAGACCAGTTAAAAGGTAGCAGAGAAGGTGAtgatgcagaagaagaagatgaagatgatgatggagaTCTTTACCAGTGCTCCATATGTGGAAACAGCTACACTAACATGAGGGCTCTCAGAAGCCATCTCCGAGGGCACACACAATCCCATGGTACTCCTGCAAGCTCAGGGCCTTCTTCCATGTCCTCCCATGAGGCAGTGAAAGATGATGAGCTGGGAGAGATGATGATCTGTAGTACATGTGGGGAAAGTTTTGCCAATAGGCAGGACTTGATCACCCATCAGCTTCTACACAACAAGAGCCAGGCAGATAATGTTAATCATTTACAGGTGAACAATGAACAGTCTGGAGCCAAGGAAGAAGCTCAGAGTATCATCTGTGGAAGCTGTGGCATCTTCTGCACCAGCTACCATCATCTTGAGAACCATGGTTGTACAGCTGAGAAGAAAGAGGAGTTGTTGCATAGTAAAGaggaattaaaagaaaatgatgttgCCCAGCATGAAAGCATGAGCCCCATCAAAGAAACGTATGATTCTGAATCCCGTCAGTACAAGTGTGATCAGTGCGGGCGATCATACAGACACGCAGGGTCTCTCCTTAATCACAAAAAGTCTCACAAAACAGGTGTATTCAGGTGCCTCGTCTGCCAGAAACGCTTCTACAACCTCTTAGCACTCAAAAACCATCAGAGGTCCCACTTTGATATTAAGAG GCATACTTGTCATGAGTGTGGGAAAGCCTTCAAAATCCAGAAGCAGCTATTGTGCCACCTGAGAAGGCACAAAGAGAATCAAGCCAAAATCCAGGAACTCAACAACCAGATCCAGGCACTCATGCAGATGAATGGGACCAGGTCAGATGAAATAATGCAGTCCTTAACTTCAAATGCCAGTCAGGCTTTTGCATTTACTCAACGCTGCAAGCGACTGCATGAAAGGAAGACGGGACAAACAAAGTCTGAGACTTTAGTTAAATCAGAGAACACAAGCGACCAACGGCCTTTTTCCTGCGACCAGTGTGGGCGTACATATCGCCATGCAGGAAGTCTGGTCAACCACAGAAACTCCCATAAAACAGGTGAATATTACTGTTCTGTTTGTAACAACACTTACTCCAATCAGCTAGCGATGAAGAACCACTTGCGCACCCACTTTGCATATAAGAAGCACTCTTGCCAAAACTGTGGAAAAGGCTTTAGAGGAAAGAAGCAGCTATTAGCTCACGTCTGTGGAGATATCAGAAAAGATGGAGCCTCAGGCAGGAGAGGCCTAAAGTCCAGAGCTTTTAAGTGTAAAGAATGTAAGCAGACCTTTCTCTCTGCTGACCAACTGGCAACCCACACCTGTGACGGACCCTCAGGCAGCAGTGATGCACAAACATCTTCAAATAAAGAGGAAAGGCCTTTTAAGTGCAACATATGTAATCGCAGCTACCGTCATGCTGGCTCACTCCTGAACCACAAAAACACTCACAAGACAGGACACTTCAGTTGCACCTTCTGTTCCAAGCCCTTCACAAACCCCATGGCTCTACGCAATCACACACGCAtccacacacagaagaaaaagtatgtgtgcCTCACGTGTGGAAAAGCCTTTCGCCTTGCCAGTATCCTGCACAACCACCAGAGGGTCCACAACCGAGTGGCGAGTCACTTCAGGTGTCCTGCATGTGGAAAGAGTTTTCAGGGCAGGTCTGGTCTGAAGAGGCATCGTTGCTGCAGAAGTCAGGAGAACTCGACAAGAGCTGGAGTCCAGCAGTCAGAGAAGGGAGACAAGTGTTTTAT GTGTGATCTGTGTGGGCGCTCCTACCGCCACGCCGGCTCCCTCCTCAACCATAAAAAGACACACTCCGAAAACCTCCACCATTGTACTTTGTGTCTTCAGACATTTCCAGATCCTCTGACTCTGCAGATGCACTCCCAGATGAGGCGTCACTGCTGCCCCGAGTGCGGTAAGACCTTCTGTTTGGTCGCACACCTGCAGAGCCACATGGAGGTGCACTCAAAGGACAGGGCTGTGGTCTGCAGCTTTTGCCAGCAGAGCTTTCCCAACACAGCCAGCTATCAGCAGCATCAAGACATGCACCACAGGGCTCAGGGCTCGTATCAACAAGTTGTAGATGAAGCTGTTGATAACAACCTCTGCTGGGACTCAGGAATAAATCAGTCCATGGGGATGGCTGGGATGGACAAACAGGTTCCACTACCTCTGTCCCATATTGCAGAAAGCATCACAGATTCACAGACGAGTAACAACACTGCtggcacagaggaaaagagTCACGTCTGTGAGCACTGTGGTCGCACTTATCGCCACGCTGGCTCCCTTCTCAACCACAAGAACAGCCACAAGACGGGTTCTTTCTTCTGCTCCATCTGCCAGAAAGAGTTCACCAACCTCATGGCTCTCAAGAACCACAGACGCATTCACACAGAGCCCAAGCGTTACCAGTGCCTGGAGTGTGGAAAGGCGTTCCGCGTGTCCACTCAGCTCATATGTCACCGAAGGATCCACACCAAAGAGAAGCCCTTCGCTTGCCTGCTGTGCAACAAGAGCTTTTCCAGCAAGTCCAACCTGCGGCACCATCAGAAGATGCACCAGAACACCCAGACCTATGACCCCTCCTTTAGCATGGATGCTGACACATATATGGACATGGAGATGGGGTCTTTCCTTTAA